The following proteins are encoded in a genomic region of Dyadobacter sp. UC 10:
- a CDS encoding chloride channel protein, which produces MKKINIKKFHHFFKYQRDFTRYSLKKARSYEILLFWLKSVLNRTQFLILSGMLVGITCGLAGVVLKELVHYIHYIITYKVHFERQVLFYLLFPFLGIVITTLVVIFVFKGQDKKGIAAILYEIAQNSSIVSSVKMYSQIVQSAITVGLGGSAGLESPIAVTGAAIGSNFARTYQLDYRERTLLLAAGATAGIASAFNAPIAGMMFAFEILLTGVVFSDFIPLVVAAVCGSLVSKILLEEEVLFQFKTRNAFDYHNIPYYLLLGILCGLYARYYVLIAKTIDHYFHNLKMSRIRKAMLGGAILSVLCVLYPPLFGEGYDTIKAITNGQMQEVMQNSFFRFIGYREWVVLVFVAVICLLKAFSASITIFSGGNGGNFAPSLFAGGSLGYVFALLCLQFGMTDVPVNNLVIVGMAGVMSGVLYAPLTAIFLIAESTSGYDLFIPLMIVSVISFSMAKWFSAISPDLEKLAEQGKIFTREHDRNLLSLLQILDLIDKDVQVIRRDASPEELAEAVRTGHRNMISVIDSGNRLAGIISLDDIRPLFFKEEALNLLEVEGLMKVPEVVISDFDSVISVVKKFDETGAWNLPVVKANGEFLGFISKSSVLNSYRQLLRAHSG; this is translated from the coding sequence GTGAAGAAGATCAATATTAAGAAATTCCATCATTTTTTTAAATACCAAAGGGACTTCACGAGGTATAGTTTGAAAAAGGCGAGAAGCTATGAGATCCTTCTGTTCTGGTTGAAAAGTGTACTGAACCGGACTCAGTTCCTGATCTTGTCAGGTATGCTGGTCGGAATCACATGTGGCCTGGCAGGCGTAGTACTCAAGGAGCTGGTTCACTACATTCACTATATCATCACCTATAAAGTCCATTTCGAGCGGCAAGTCCTGTTCTATCTGCTCTTCCCGTTTCTGGGGATCGTAATTACCACGCTGGTTGTCATTTTTGTATTTAAGGGGCAGGATAAAAAAGGCATTGCGGCGATACTCTACGAAATCGCGCAGAATTCGAGTATTGTTTCTTCGGTTAAAATGTATTCGCAGATCGTGCAAAGTGCGATCACGGTCGGGCTGGGTGGCTCGGCTGGGCTGGAAAGTCCGATTGCGGTGACCGGTGCCGCGATCGGCTCGAATTTTGCGCGTACCTACCAGCTCGATTACCGCGAGCGGACCTTGCTGCTTGCGGCCGGCGCCACGGCCGGAATCGCCTCCGCATTCAATGCGCCGATCGCAGGTATGATGTTCGCATTTGAGATACTCTTGACCGGTGTGGTTTTCTCCGATTTTATTCCGCTGGTTGTTGCCGCTGTCTGCGGAAGTTTGGTCTCGAAAATACTTTTGGAAGAAGAAGTCCTGTTTCAATTTAAGACCCGGAATGCTTTCGACTACCACAACATTCCCTATTACCTGCTCCTCGGAATTTTGTGCGGTTTGTACGCGAGATACTACGTGCTGATCGCGAAAACAATCGATCACTATTTTCACAATCTCAAAATGTCCCGCATCCGGAAAGCGATGCTCGGCGGCGCTATTCTTTCCGTGCTTTGCGTGTTGTACCCGCCGCTATTTGGCGAGGGTTACGACACCATCAAAGCGATTACGAACGGGCAGATGCAGGAGGTCATGCAGAACAGTTTTTTCAGGTTCATCGGGTACCGCGAGTGGGTGGTGCTGGTGTTCGTCGCGGTGATCTGCCTGCTCAAAGCATTCTCCGCTTCCATCACTATTTTCAGTGGCGGTAATGGCGGGAATTTTGCACCCTCGCTTTTCGCCGGAGGTTCGCTCGGGTATGTATTTGCATTGCTCTGTTTGCAGTTCGGCATGACCGACGTACCAGTTAATAACCTGGTGATCGTGGGGATGGCAGGGGTGATGAGCGGCGTATTGTACGCGCCGTTGACAGCGATTTTTCTGATCGCCGAATCGACCTCCGGCTACGATCTTTTTATACCGCTGATGATCGTGTCGGTGATCTCCTTTTCGATGGCAAAATGGTTCTCAGCGATCTCGCCCGACCTGGAAAAGCTGGCTGAACAGGGCAAGATCTTTACCCGTGAACACGACCGTAACCTGCTCTCCTTACTCCAGATTCTCGACCTTATCGACAAGGATGTGCAGGTGATCCGGCGCGACGCCTCTCCCGAAGAACTGGCAGAAGCGGTTCGCACCGGGCATCGGAATATGATCTCTGTGATCGACTCGGGCAACAGGCTGGCCGGCATCATTTCCCTGGATGATATCCGCCCGCTTTTTTTCAAGGAAGAGGCCCTTAATCTCCTCGAAGTAGAAGGCCTGATGAAGGTGCCGGAGGTAGTGATTAGTGACTTCGACAGCGTGATCAGCGTGGTCAAAAAGTTTGACGAAACCGGCGCCTGGAACCTTCCGGTCGTCAAGGCAAACGGCGAATTTCTGGGGTTTATTTCCAAATCCAGTGTCCTCAACAGCTACCGTCAATTGTTACGTGCGCATTCGGGGTAG
- a CDS encoding MarR family winged helix-turn-helix transcriptional regulator: MAAISQSLKLFLNLTTVQTLTIKKFDSKLSSLGISLNEFMILYHLGEAPDEKLRRTDLAEKLGLTASGITRLLSPLEKLGMVRREANSRDARVSYVKLANAGKKILTESIVSAEATSEQILASVKTKKLEELSKMLFELGATIE; this comes from the coding sequence ATGGCAGCCATTTCTCAATCACTGAAACTCTTCCTGAACCTCACCACAGTACAGACGTTGACTATCAAGAAGTTCGATTCAAAACTCAGTTCGCTGGGCATCAGTCTGAATGAATTTATGATCTTGTATCACCTCGGAGAAGCGCCTGACGAGAAGCTCAGGCGCACCGATCTAGCTGAAAAATTAGGTCTGACGGCCTCCGGAATTACCCGGCTTTTGTCGCCTCTGGAGAAGCTCGGCATGGTAAGAAGAGAGGCAAATAGTCGGGATGCGCGGGTCAGTTATGTAAAGCTGGCCAATGCAGGCAAGAAGATTTTGACCGAATCCATTGTATCTGCCGAAGCCACGTCGGAGCAGATTTTGGCTTCCGTTAAAACAAAAAAACTCGAAGAGCTGTCAAAAATGCTCTTCGAGTTGGGCGCGACAATTGAATAG
- a CDS encoding DUF4097 family beta strand repeat-containing protein, producing MKTKPILALVFSISLLLVNTTLRAQSEAKETITVPLSDPSKPGSLKVNLLNGSIRISGYAGKEVVIEATSKGADKSDKPNDERASGMRRIVPGNGIELTATEEKNAITISSRFVNKAMNLHIKVPQKFTLKATTVNEGNIIVENVDGELEIANVNGDITLTNVSGSAVANTINGALKANFKTIDMKSPMAFSTLNGDVDVSLPATAKFDVKIKSDRGEVYSDFDINVEKSQPQATRSNKDGMFRVSVEDWVKGKVNGGGSEIMMKNMNGNIYVRKAK from the coding sequence ATGAAAACCAAGCCAATTTTAGCCCTCGTATTTTCCATTTCCCTGCTGCTTGTAAATACCACACTACGCGCTCAGAGCGAAGCAAAGGAAACCATCACCGTGCCGCTCTCGGATCCTTCCAAACCCGGTTCCCTGAAAGTGAACCTGCTGAACGGATCGATCCGGATCAGCGGATATGCCGGAAAGGAAGTTGTGATCGAAGCGACTTCGAAAGGCGCTGATAAGTCGGACAAACCCAATGACGAACGGGCCAGCGGCATGCGCCGGATCGTGCCCGGAAATGGTATCGAACTCACCGCGACCGAAGAAAAAAATGCGATCACGATCAGCTCCCGTTTCGTCAATAAAGCAATGAACCTGCATATTAAAGTCCCGCAGAAATTCACGCTGAAAGCTACCACCGTCAACGAGGGCAACATCATTGTGGAAAACGTAGACGGCGAGCTTGAAATAGCGAATGTAAACGGCGATATCACGCTCACGAATGTGTCTGGATCGGCCGTAGCGAATACGATCAACGGTGCGCTCAAAGCGAACTTTAAAACGATTGATATGAAGTCACCGATGGCATTCTCGACACTCAACGGGGATGTAGATGTATCGCTCCCGGCCACAGCCAAATTTGATGTGAAGATCAAATCTGACCGCGGAGAAGTTTACAGCGATTTCGATATCAATGTAGAAAAGAGCCAGCCCCAGGCTACCCGGTCCAACAAGGACGGTATGTTCCGCGTGTCGGTCGAAGATTGGGTCAAAGGCAAGGTAAATGGCGGCGGCAGCGAAATCATGATGAAGAATATGAACGGCAATATTTACGTTAGAAAAGCCAAATAG
- a CDS encoding DUF4097 family beta strand repeat-containing protein, protein MKFFAIPLVAGAVLCCTQAPAQKLEFSEHVKKEFTLSQNASASTLAIYNINGLIKVEGYSGDKVLLEIDKKITAKSKDVLEEGKAQFKLEFDQKADSIIAYIAEPFDSRPNRGRRNWDGPKIEYNFELNFTVKVPYSLNLHVSTVNGGDVTVDNVTGSLGVNNVNGAIRVSNAKGAAKVRTVNGNVEANFVSLPPGESDFKTLNGDIKITYPSALSADCQFKSFNGEFYTDFPNAEQLPTRVVKNLETGNSKTVYKLNTETYIRIGKGGPTYRFETFNGNIYLKKQS, encoded by the coding sequence ATGAAATTTTTTGCAATCCCCTTAGTGGCAGGAGCGGTGCTTTGTTGTACCCAGGCCCCGGCCCAAAAGCTCGAATTCAGCGAGCATGTGAAAAAAGAATTTACCCTTTCCCAAAATGCTTCCGCAAGTACGCTGGCCATTTACAATATCAATGGTTTGATCAAAGTAGAAGGTTACAGTGGAGATAAGGTTTTGCTGGAAATTGACAAAAAAATCACCGCGAAAAGTAAAGATGTGCTGGAAGAAGGTAAAGCGCAGTTCAAGCTTGAATTTGACCAGAAGGCCGACAGCATTATCGCTTATATCGCCGAACCATTTGATTCCCGGCCTAACCGCGGCCGGCGAAACTGGGACGGGCCCAAAATTGAATATAATTTCGAACTTAATTTTACTGTAAAGGTCCCATATTCCCTTAATCTGCACGTTTCGACCGTCAATGGTGGCGATGTAACGGTTGATAATGTGACTGGTTCGCTCGGCGTCAATAATGTGAACGGAGCGATCAGAGTCTCCAATGCAAAAGGAGCGGCGAAAGTACGGACTGTGAATGGGAATGTAGAAGCCAATTTCGTGTCGCTACCGCCAGGGGAATCAGATTTCAAGACACTGAACGGGGATATTAAAATTACCTACCCTTCCGCACTTTCCGCCGATTGCCAGTTCAAAAGCTTCAACGGCGAGTTTTACACAGATTTCCCAAATGCGGAGCAACTTCCGACCCGTGTAGTCAAAAACCTGGAAACCGGCAATAGCAAGACGGTTTACAAGCTCAATACCGAAACGTATATCCGGATCGGTAAGGGCGGCCCTACTTACAGGTTCGAAACATTTAACGGCAATATTTATCTCAAAAAACAATCATAA
- a CDS encoding HEAT repeat domain-containing protein, with amino-acid sequence MKEDNEMRCEQSKERLTDWLHNRLSKSDQMEINSHLAGCLSCQEEFAADKQLWDSMGKITVPEPRASMRSNFYNMLDEFKEAEKQAPGFAWQDLVERVRNWILPQWTVQLAFSLLLVGLGWAIGYKTTQRKNQSAVYQQQIETLAAQVQDMKSTMMLSLIENPSATERLRAVSYTSEITQADERVIDALFTTLNNDDNVNVRLVTLEALTQYAENPLVRSGLVKSLARQDSPMVQAALADVMVKLQEKRSIKALKILLKKEGLDDLVKTKIEQSIRDLT; translated from the coding sequence ATGAAAGAAGATAACGAAATGCGTTGCGAGCAATCCAAAGAACGGTTGACAGACTGGCTCCACAACCGTCTCAGTAAGTCCGATCAAATGGAGATCAATAGTCACCTGGCCGGCTGCCTGAGTTGCCAGGAGGAGTTTGCCGCCGACAAGCAGCTTTGGGATAGCATGGGAAAGATCACTGTGCCAGAACCGCGCGCATCTATGCGAAGCAACTTTTATAACATGCTGGATGAGTTCAAGGAAGCTGAGAAGCAGGCACCTGGTTTTGCCTGGCAGGATCTGGTTGAACGGGTGAGGAACTGGATTTTGCCGCAATGGACCGTCCAATTGGCATTTAGTCTCCTGTTAGTCGGCCTGGGTTGGGCGATCGGTTACAAGACCACACAAAGGAAAAATCAATCGGCTGTGTACCAACAGCAGATAGAAACGCTCGCGGCGCAGGTGCAGGATATGAAAAGCACGATGATGCTTTCACTGATCGAAAACCCTTCGGCAACTGAGCGGCTGCGGGCGGTGAGCTACACCAGTGAGATCACACAAGCTGACGAACGCGTAATCGATGCGCTTTTTACAACACTCAATAACGATGACAATGTGAATGTAAGGCTCGTTACCCTCGAAGCGCTTACCCAGTATGCCGAAAATCCGCTCGTGAGAAGCGGATTGGTGAAATCACTCGCTCGGCAGGATTCGCCGATGGTACAGGCTGCTCTGGCCGATGTGATGGTCAAATTACAGGAAAAACGCTCTATTAAAGCATTGAAAATCTTGCTAAAAAAAGAAGGACTGGATGATTTGGTCAAAACTAAAATTGAACAATCGATCAGGGATTTAACTTAA
- a CDS encoding RNA polymerase sigma factor: MLRVKAGDLDKMGLLFERYNRPLFAFFYHMTHKADASEDLVQNVFYRMLKYKHTFTGEGEFRSWMYYLARNVLNDSVRQSKGQHHLDINDIADTVGGGILADEGFEKQQNTDLLHQAMAGLSPEHREVLVLSRLQELKYEEIATVLNINEGTVKVRVHRALGELKKRFFTNERR; this comes from the coding sequence ATGCTACGGGTAAAAGCCGGCGATCTGGATAAGATGGGTTTGCTGTTTGAGCGCTATAACCGGCCATTGTTTGCATTCTTTTATCACATGACGCATAAGGCGGACGCTAGCGAAGATCTTGTTCAGAATGTATTTTACAGGATGCTCAAGTACAAGCATACGTTTACGGGTGAAGGTGAATTCAGATCGTGGATGTATTATTTGGCGAGAAATGTGCTGAATGATTCTGTTCGACAAAGTAAAGGGCAGCATCACCTCGATATCAACGATATAGCCGATACCGTAGGAGGCGGAATACTTGCCGACGAGGGCTTTGAAAAGCAGCAGAATACTGATTTACTGCACCAGGCCATGGCCGGACTGTCACCGGAGCACCGGGAAGTACTTGTCCTGAGCCGATTACAGGAGCTGAAATATGAAGAGATTGCCACCGTGCTGAATATCAATGAAGGAACAGTGAAGGTAAGGGTACACAGGGCTTTGGGCGAACTAAAAAAAAGGTTTTTTACTAATGAAAGAAGATAA
- a CDS encoding ferritin-like domain-containing protein codes for MAQNAEIIETLNDLIVINNDRIEGYEKAYDETNEIETDLRALFKTLADQSRQHVTELNAEVVSLGGEPETGTMTSGKLYRVWMDIRTVFSSDNRRAVLENAEGGEDAAKKAYDEAIKSVEFPADINQLLLRQQNAINSTHDTIRQERDRQRDVSKYPLTT; via the coding sequence ATGGCACAAAATGCGGAAATTATAGAGACACTCAACGATCTTATCGTTATTAATAACGACCGGATAGAGGGCTACGAGAAGGCCTACGATGAAACGAATGAAATCGAAACCGATCTGCGGGCACTTTTTAAGACGCTGGCAGATCAAAGCCGGCAGCACGTAACCGAGCTCAATGCAGAAGTGGTAAGTCTGGGAGGCGAACCCGAAACAGGCACAATGACGTCCGGCAAATTGTATCGCGTTTGGATGGATATCCGCACGGTATTCAGCTCGGACAACCGCCGGGCAGTGCTTGAAAATGCTGAAGGCGGCGAAGACGCGGCAAAAAAGGCTTATGATGAGGCCATAAAATCGGTCGAATTTCCTGCCGATATCAATCAGCTGCTGCTCAGACAACAGAATGCGATCAACTCCACACACGACACGATCAGGCAAGAGCGGGACAGGCAGAGGGACGTATCCAAATATCCATTGACGACATAG
- a CDS encoding ABC transporter permease: MLQNYFKIAWRNLQRNRAFSAINIAGLAIGLASCMLISLYVIDELSYDRFNEKADQIVRVVFKGTMQGGKFNEAHVMPPTAAALKADYPEVLESTRLRHGGSPVILMNEKLFTDNRLALVDNNFFQVFTLPFLSGNSKTALSDPNAIVISETMARKFFGNTDPVGKLLTFKGFQDKPKIAGVFKDIPRNSHFQFDIFASLANSGEAKSTSWMQSEFFTYLVLPKDYDYKKLEAKLPGTVEKYMGPQVEGAFGMSFKEFRKKGNLLGLYLQPLTDIHLHSDFQYDLGDNGDIRYVYIFGAVATIMLLIACINFMNLSTASSSKRAKEIGVRKVMGSARRELVWQFLTESVLITFLAMVLAILIGVIALPLFNSLSDKELKIDFETIPAIAAYFVLFGLFVGFFAGSYPAFFLSSFRPIAVLKGNISGSLSPGSKGISMRSGLVVFQFAISIVLIIGTMVVYNQLEFIQNKKLGYDKDQVLVLPDAWALGKNQEAFKNELISDSRIAKVSASGYLPAGPSYNNNYSIFPESRSTELVKTLRYDVDYDYISTLGMKLVEGRNFSKSFGTDSSAIIINQTTAKMLGWERNALNHTISSNSNDGKRSTYVIIGVVEDFHFKSFHEQISPLVMILGKGSGTMIAKVKTKDIAGLISSLEKKWNAFKPDLPFTYSFLDDRFDETYKAEQKTAKILGLFAALTIFVACLGLFGLATFTAEQRTKEIGVRKVLGASVPGIVVLLSRDFMKLVGIAMLIAAPMAWWLMNKWLQDFAYKIDVAWWMFVAAGMLSLMVALVTVSFQSVKAALMNPVKSLKSE; encoded by the coding sequence ATGTTACAAAACTATTTCAAGATCGCCTGGCGCAACCTCCAACGCAACCGTGCATTTTCGGCCATTAATATAGCCGGGCTGGCGATCGGGCTTGCTTCCTGCATGCTGATCAGCCTTTATGTGATCGATGAGCTTAGCTACGATCGTTTCAATGAAAAGGCAGATCAGATTGTGCGGGTGGTCTTCAAGGGCACTATGCAGGGGGGGAAATTTAATGAGGCGCATGTAATGCCTCCAACCGCAGCAGCGTTAAAAGCGGACTATCCCGAGGTACTCGAATCTACGCGGTTGAGGCATGGCGGTTCTCCGGTCATATTGATGAACGAAAAGCTTTTTACCGACAACCGGCTCGCGTTGGTCGACAACAATTTTTTCCAGGTTTTTACATTACCATTTTTGTCCGGAAACAGCAAAACTGCGCTTTCTGACCCGAATGCGATCGTGATCAGTGAAACGATGGCGCGTAAGTTTTTCGGCAATACCGATCCGGTCGGTAAGCTGCTCACATTTAAGGGTTTCCAGGATAAGCCTAAAATTGCGGGTGTATTTAAAGATATCCCCCGCAACTCGCACTTTCAATTCGATATTTTCGCCTCTCTCGCCAATTCAGGGGAAGCGAAATCTACTTCCTGGATGCAGTCGGAGTTCTTTACCTACCTGGTTTTGCCAAAAGATTACGATTATAAAAAGCTGGAAGCCAAGCTGCCCGGGACGGTTGAAAAATATATGGGCCCGCAGGTTGAAGGCGCATTCGGAATGAGTTTCAAGGAATTTCGTAAAAAAGGGAACCTCCTCGGACTCTACCTGCAACCCCTTACCGACATTCATTTGCATTCCGATTTTCAATACGATCTGGGTGATAACGGAGATATCCGGTACGTCTATATTTTCGGTGCAGTGGCAACGATCATGCTCCTTATTGCCTGCATCAATTTTATGAACCTTTCTACGGCCAGCTCCTCCAAGCGCGCCAAAGAGATTGGAGTCCGCAAAGTGATGGGATCGGCGAGGCGCGAGCTGGTGTGGCAGTTTCTTACTGAGTCGGTGCTGATCACATTTTTAGCAATGGTCCTCGCGATTCTGATCGGCGTGATCGCGCTTCCCCTGTTCAATAGCCTGTCAGATAAAGAACTTAAAATTGATTTTGAAACAATTCCTGCAATTGCAGCTTATTTCGTTTTGTTTGGGTTGTTCGTAGGTTTTTTTGCAGGAAGCTACCCGGCCTTTTTCCTATCTTCCTTCCGCCCTATTGCGGTATTAAAAGGAAATATTTCAGGGAGCCTTTCGCCTGGTTCCAAAGGCATAAGTATGCGGAGTGGTCTGGTTGTATTTCAGTTTGCTATCTCTATTGTACTTATTATCGGTACAATGGTCGTTTACAATCAGCTGGAATTTATTCAAAACAAGAAACTCGGCTATGACAAAGACCAGGTTTTGGTATTGCCTGACGCGTGGGCACTAGGAAAAAATCAGGAGGCATTTAAAAACGAACTCATATCCGACAGCCGAATTGCGAAGGTAAGCGCCTCGGGTTACCTGCCTGCCGGGCCTTCTTACAACAATAACTATTCAATATTTCCAGAATCCCGCTCAACAGAGCTCGTCAAAACACTTCGCTACGATGTTGACTACGACTATATTTCCACATTGGGAATGAAACTGGTGGAAGGCAGAAATTTTTCAAAATCGTTCGGTACCGATTCTTCTGCTATTATCATCAACCAAACGACCGCGAAAATGTTGGGTTGGGAAAGAAATGCACTGAACCACACGATCAGTAGTAATAGTAATGACGGTAAGAGATCGACTTACGTAATTATTGGCGTAGTAGAAGATTTTCATTTCAAATCCTTCCATGAGCAGATATCTCCGCTTGTGATGATCTTAGGCAAAGGATCGGGTACAATGATCGCGAAGGTCAAAACAAAAGATATCGCCGGGCTGATTTCCAGTCTGGAAAAAAAGTGGAATGCATTCAAGCCCGACCTTCCATTTACTTATTCATTTCTTGACGACCGGTTTGACGAAACATACAAAGCGGAGCAGAAAACGGCGAAAATCCTGGGGTTATTCGCAGCACTGACCATTTTTGTCGCTTGTCTGGGGCTTTTCGGGCTGGCTACCTTTACTGCCGAGCAGCGTACGAAAGAAATAGGTGTCCGGAAGGTACTGGGCGCTTCTGTACCTGGAATCGTAGTGTTGCTCTCGCGGGATTTTATGAAACTGGTAGGTATCGCCATGCTGATAGCAGCGCCGATGGCCTGGTGGCTGATGAACAAGTGGTTGCAGGATTTTGCATATAAAATTGATGTTGCCTGGTGGATGTTTGTTGCGGCTGGGATGCTGTCGCTGATGGTGGCATTGGTCACAGTCTCTTTCCAGTCGGTCAAAGCGGCTTTGATGAATCCTGTGAAATCCTTAAAATCTGAATAA
- a CDS encoding Crp/Fnr family transcriptional regulator, with protein MSELEQYLHSFFDFDQSDLAKVAAFFKPEIVRKGEFYLRTGKACNKLSFIKSGMFRIFVDLEDREVTQWISTKGYFITDLSSLIFDTPARWNIQALTDTALYTIEKSDYERLGDYIPKWPVTEKLFIAHCFTTLEDRVFSFLSMTAEQRYNILFENNRELFNQVPLQYIASMLGMTPETISRIRRKQLN; from the coding sequence ATGAGCGAACTGGAACAATACCTGCATTCTTTTTTTGATTTTGATCAGTCGGACCTGGCGAAAGTGGCTGCGTTTTTTAAGCCTGAAATCGTCCGCAAAGGTGAGTTTTATCTCCGGACAGGCAAAGCCTGCAACAAGCTTAGTTTTATAAAATCGGGTATGTTCCGGATTTTCGTGGATCTGGAAGACAGGGAAGTAACCCAGTGGATTTCTACAAAAGGCTATTTCATTACCGATCTTTCCAGCCTGATTTTTGACACACCTGCGCGCTGGAATATCCAGGCACTGACAGATACTGCGCTTTACACGATCGAAAAGTCAGATTACGAAAGGCTGGGGGACTACATTCCGAAGTGGCCTGTTACCGAAAAGCTTTTCATCGCGCATTGCTTTACCACGCTGGAAGACAGGGTATTTTCATTCCTGTCGATGACGGCCGAGCAGCGTTACAATATCCTGTTCGAAAACAACCGCGAGCTTTTCAACCAGGTACCGCTCCAATACATTGCTTCCATGCTCGGCATGACGCCCGAAACGATCAGCCGGATCCGCCGGAAACAGCTGAATTGA
- a CDS encoding metal-dependent hydrolase: MFLGHYGLAFGVKKAAPQISLLTLFVAVEFVDIIWPVMLLLGIEKVRIAPGITEVTPFEFIHYPFTHSLLMGVVWGAVVGLFYWLFKKDLKSAVIVGLAVLSHWFLDFIVHVPDLPLTPFGSEKVGLGAWNSMPLTLFIEAVIFLSGVYLYAKNTEPVSKKGTWSLWILVIFFMLTNTFNMFGPPPSDSIPTLFASFVVLQVIVLALAVWVDRNRKVKS, from the coding sequence ATGTTTCTAGGTCACTATGGACTAGCCTTCGGAGTAAAAAAAGCGGCTCCACAAATCTCGCTTTTAACTTTATTCGTAGCCGTCGAATTTGTCGATATCATCTGGCCGGTTATGCTGCTGCTGGGTATTGAAAAAGTCAGGATTGCGCCGGGAATAACGGAAGTCACACCCTTTGAATTTATTCATTATCCGTTTACCCACAGTTTGCTAATGGGAGTGGTGTGGGGCGCAGTAGTCGGTCTTTTTTATTGGTTATTTAAAAAAGACCTCAAAAGCGCGGTAATCGTGGGACTCGCTGTGCTTAGTCACTGGTTCCTGGATTTTATAGTGCACGTGCCAGACCTGCCATTAACTCCATTTGGCTCCGAAAAAGTAGGTTTAGGAGCCTGGAATTCAATGCCCTTAACGCTTTTTATCGAGGCTGTGATCTTTTTGTCAGGCGTTTATCTTTATGCTAAAAACACAGAGCCGGTCAGCAAAAAAGGCACGTGGTCGCTTTGGATCCTGGTGATCTTCTTTATGTTAACCAATACGTTCAATATGTTCGGCCCGCCGCCGTCGGATTCCATCCCAACACTTTTTGCATCGTTTGTAGTGCTGCAAGTGATTGTACTGGCACTGGCGGTGTGGGTTGATCGGAATAGAAAGGTGAAGTCGTAA
- a CDS encoding NAD-dependent epimerase/dehydratase family protein, which produces MTTSTDRKINAIVTGATGMVGEGVLHQCLQSPDVESVLMINRKPAGITHPKLTEIIHRDFQDLSPIADQLNGYNACYFCLGVSSVGMKEPEYTKMTYILTMHVAEVLSSQNPDMTFCYVSGAGTDSSEKGRSMWARVKGKTENDLMKLPFRQVFAFRPGIMTTSPELKNTLPLYKYISWLFPFIRRFFPNSISSLAQVGQAMINATQNGFDKKILEVKDINALGDRQYV; this is translated from the coding sequence ATGACTACATCAACAGACCGGAAAATCAACGCAATCGTAACCGGTGCGACAGGCATGGTGGGAGAGGGAGTACTGCACCAATGTTTGCAAAGCCCTGACGTAGAGTCGGTTTTGATGATCAACAGGAAGCCGGCGGGGATTACGCACCCGAAACTAACTGAAATCATTCACAGGGATTTCCAGGACCTGAGCCCGATAGCGGACCAATTGAACGGTTATAATGCATGTTATTTTTGTCTGGGAGTTTCATCTGTGGGCATGAAGGAGCCGGAATATACCAAAATGACCTACATACTCACTATGCATGTGGCGGAGGTACTGAGCAGTCAAAATCCGGATATGACCTTTTGTTATGTTTCCGGGGCAGGTACGGACAGTTCCGAAAAGGGCCGCTCCATGTGGGCACGCGTCAAAGGGAAAACTGAAAACGATCTGATGAAGCTGCCTTTCCGCCAGGTATTTGCATTCCGGCCTGGCATTATGACGACTTCGCCTGAATTGAAAAATACATTACCGCTTTATAAATACATCAGCTGGCTATTTCCGTTTATCCGCCGCTTTTTCCCCAATTCCATTTCCAGTCTCGCACAGGTAGGACAGGCGATGATCAACGCCACCCAAAACGGCTTCGATAAAAAGATCCTGGAAGTAAAGGATATCAACGCGCTGGGCGACCGTCAGTATGTTTAG